Proteins found in one Hevea brasiliensis isolate MT/VB/25A 57/8 unplaced genomic scaffold, ASM3005281v1 Scaf422, whole genome shotgun sequence genomic segment:
- the LOC131177360 gene encoding uncharacterized protein At3g17950-like — translation MAQQEEGWPLGLQPLNVRVALPRTGEFSGSVSFNTLLTGSPTSSTDSSSDLDTESTGSFFHDRSITLGSLIGVSNILELSRKSSRVRKVEVIKEKKSNKKPKTWLFSLCSRDTTDAQSVNNPPSLAHFLAVERRAANEYGRNQSPNIYGPDELSLAQSGTEPNSLFVNGQVAPPRVSPWHETDAERRRNGRLDHSSRHGVPVLFSCMCGQPC, via the exons ATGGCTCAACAG GAAGAAGGGTGGCCTCTGGGTTTGCAGCCCCTTAATGTGAGAGTTGCTTTACCTAGAACTGGTGAATTTTCTGGATCAGTATCGTTCAACACTTTACTCACTGGTTCTCCAACTTCCTCAACAGATTCCTCATCAGATTTAGACACAGAG TCTACAGGATCTTTCTTCCATGACAGAAGCATTACTCTGGGGAGCCTTATTGGTGTTTCCAACATATTGGAGCTTTCCAGGAAATCATCAAGGGTAAGGAAAGTCgaagtaataaaggaaaagaagagcAACAAAAAACCCAAAACATGGCTTTTCTCTTTATGTTCAAGAGACACCACTGATGCTCAAAGTGTGAACAATCCTCCTTCTCTTGCCCATTTTCTTGCTGTAGAGAGAAGAGCTGCTAATGAATATGGAAGGAATCAAAGCCCTAatatttatggacctgatgaactttCCCTAGCTCAGTCTGGCACAGAACCTAATTCACTATTTGTTAATGGCCAAGTTGCTCCTCCTAGAGTAAGTCCATGGCATGAGACTGATGCTGAAAGGAGAAGAAATGGAAGGTTAGATCATAGCAGTAGACATGGAGTTCCAGTCCTATTTTCTTGCATGTGTGGACAGCCCTGTTAG